One window from the genome of Musa acuminata AAA Group cultivar baxijiao chromosome BXJ1-4, Cavendish_Baxijiao_AAA, whole genome shotgun sequence encodes:
- the LOC103980891 gene encoding mannan endo-1,4-beta-mannosidase 1 translates to MKGVSLLAVLCLLLLSPQHHVEAAGGFIRTRGLNFVLDGNPFFANGFNAYWLMTLASDPSQRGKVSSAFREASSHGLLVARTWAFSDGGGNALQYSPGHYNGQTFMGLDFVVSEARRYGIRLILSLANNYDTFGGKKQYVQWARNQGQYIASDDEFFTNPVVGGFYKNHVKTVLTRVNSITGVAYKDDPTIFAWELMNEPRCQSDWSGNSVQRWIAEMAAYVKSIDSNHLLEAGLEGFYGASSPQKQFNPRLLQVGTDFIANNRIPNIDFATIHVYPDQWLSASNDQSQLAFLSNWIDVHIRDARDALRKPLLVTEFGKSSKDPGFSVGQRDALFKTVYSKIYWSARSGGSAAGGFFWQLLSEGMGSYGDGYEIVLSEGSSTARIIALQSRQLRYLGKWYARQRNVAKLNKAKAMREEERQRRASKAADAGN, encoded by the exons ATGAAGGGAGTGAGCCTCTTGGCTGTTCTTTGTCTGCTTTTGTTGAGTCCGCAACACCATGTTGAGGCGGCTGGGGGTTTCATCAGGACCAGGGGTCTGAACTTTGTTCTCGATGGGAACCCCTTCTTTGCGAATGGATTCAATGCCTACTGGCTCATGACTCTGGCCTCAGATCCATCTCAGAGAGGCAAGGTCTCCTCTGCCTTCAGAGAGGCCTCCAGCCATGGCCTCCTTGTGGCCAGAACTTGGGCTTTCAGTGATGGAGGGGGCAATGCTTTGCAGTACTCCCCAGGCCACTACAATGGACAAACTTTCATG GGGTTGGATTTTGTGGTTTCCGAGGCCAGAAGATATGGTATTAGGCTCATCTTAAGCTTGGCAAACAACTACGACACCTTTGGAGGGAAGAAGCAGTATGTCCAATGGGCAAGAAATCAGGGGCAGTACATCGCATCAGATGACGAATTCTTCACAAATCCTGTCGTCGGAGGTTTCTACAAGAATCATGTCAAG ACTGTTCTCACAAGAGTCAACTCCATCACTGGAGTTGCTTACAAGGACGACCCAACAATCTTTGCTTGGGAGCTTATGAACGAGCCCAGATGCCAATCGGATTGGTCAGGAAACAGTGTTCAG CGATGGATTGCAGAGATGGCTGCGTATGTGAAGTCCATAGACAGCAATCACTTGTTGGAAGCCGGTTTAGAAGGGTTCTATGGGGCATCATCACCTCAGAAGCAATTCAATCCCAGGTTGCTGCAAGTGGGAACCGATTTCATCGCCAACAATCGAATTCCCAACATCGATTTTGCCACCATCCATGTCTACCCAGATCAATG GTTGTCCGCCTCCAACGATCAATCGCAGCTGGCTTTCTTGAGCAACTGGATCGACGTGCACATCCGGGACGCCCGCGACGCGCTCCGGAAGCCGCTGCTCGTCACCGAGTTCGGCAAGTCGTCCAAGGATCCCGGATTCAGCGTCGGTCAGAGGGACGCGCTGTTCAAGACCGTGTACTCCAAGATATATTGGTCGGCCAGAAGCGGTGGTTCGGCCGCGGGCGGCTTCTTCTGGCAGCTGCTGAGCGAAGGCATGGGCTCGTACGGGGACGGCTACGAGATCGTTCTGAGCGAGGGGAGCTCGACGGCCAGAATCATAGCCCTGCAGTCTCGCCAGCTCCGTTACCTGGGCAAGTGGTACGCCAGGCAGCGAAACGTTGCGAAGCTCAACAAGGCCAAGGCCATGAGGGAGGAGGAGCGACAGAGACGTGCAAGCAAGGCAGCTGATGCAGGAAACTGA
- the LOC103980892 gene encoding uncharacterized protein LOC103980892 isoform X1 — translation MRSGGGGGAGSRGNGSAASVTAAPIPSGSRKLVQSLKEIVNCPEPEIYAMLRECDMDPNEAIHRLLSQDTFHEVKSKRDKKKEIREPPESRSRTLNNSSIRGARSSTDRGGRTTSSQSSSVDHGTGKGRLMHKKENGTSPVLTSSVPESSTVSSNPPRRPTVPSDSASVGITIQATSAADGICISMQSSSGYKNCWSGMPGHVSMADIVRMGRPQGKPSNMPLVGSERSVAQNSVMSKMLHHDAKPSLTAVLPSESDKTLESFQESTHFSENSHDVRTAEGQHNSHDGWFCVDEQPLESGSTTPEISGASAQSELASSNLVIDGSNLHIDSHSEEIQMPEEGLNFKSLPAESRATSVSGMQIQVDSSVDAPHLNEGLLKSSIPYLSQRLELDHLEGSFPAGDVRVQISSAAVNLGQLSLHEERNTNTIEANPSVIIPDHLRVTNADCAHLSFGSFVSGTFSGSFPTKPLKSNLEVAPVVADASMIEDSDARNHEYYSDGQLTPPPVAEDSDVRNHEYFSDGQHTTTLTENVASISGTVSENPDAPSASQSEVVRNDPLDATHEIQYNLPAGANYAFPSSTEPNATTYTYLQGNAQMQSLSPFSTLMQSHNLQNSMLAPNIPPLRDFDLPLSPLLTTQSIPTRYSTTLSSISGSTISMSEALNPGVFSNSQSIPQSLPSTTMLTSASLPQHLPVRYSQPALPLSHFANMMSYSFLPQSYPYLPSFQQAYAANSPFHQSHHVAPSAGMSYSQPQFKSSLSATSLPQVSSIASAYGGFGSAASIPGGFTLNHTTASANTTTGLGEALSLQYKEGSHYMPLQQNENPAMWVQGAGSRTVSALPASTFYNYQGHNQQSGFRQNLQASPLGALGYPNLYLSQGGPSREHQQSPSDGNLNGSQATQSQPANQIWQHGY, via the exons ATGAGGagcggaggcggaggaggggcAGGGAGCAGGGGGAACGGATCGGCGGCATCGGTGACGGCGGCCCCGATCCCGTCGGGGTCGAGGAAGTTGGTGCAGAGCCTCAAGGAGATCGTGAACTGCCCGGAGCCGGAGATCTACGCCATGCTCCGGGAGTGCGATATGGACCCTAACGAGGCCATCCACCGACTCCTCTCCCAAG ATACTTTTCATGAGGTGAAGAGCAAGCGTGATAAGAAAAAGGAG ATCAGAGAACCACCAGAATCCAGGTCTCGAACATTGAACAACAGTTCAATCCGTGGAGCTAGAAGCAGCACTGACCGTGGGGGCCGTACTACGTCTTCCCAATCCAGTTCTGTTG ACCATGGAACTGGTAAAGGTAGACTCATGCACAAGAAAGAAAATGGTACAAGTCCTGTTCTCACCTCATCAGTTCCGGAATCTTCCACAGTATCAAGCAATCCTCCTCGAAGGCCAACAGTTCCAAG TGATTCTGCTTCTGTGGGAATCACAATACAGGCAACAAGCGCTGCTGATGGAATTTGTATATCTATGCAATCTTCATCTGGCTATAAAAATTGTTGGTCAGGGATGCCAGGACATGTTTCTATGGCTGATATTGTTAGGATGGGTAGACCTCAAGGGAAACCTTCTAACATGCCCCTTGTGGGAAGCGAAAGGTCTGTGGCACAAAATTCAGTCATGTCAAAAATGTTACATCATGATGCCAAGCCATCCCTGACAGCAGTTCTGCCATCAGAATCAGATAAAACACTAGAGTCCTTTCAAGAATCCACACATTTTTCTGAGAATAGTCATGATGTGAGAACTGCTGAAGGCCAACATAATTCTCATGATGGGTGGTTCTGCGTTGATGAGCAACCTTTGGAGAGTGGGTCAACGACGCCAGAAATATCTGGTGCCTCTGCTCAATCAGAATTGGCATCATCTAATTTGGTCATTGATGGAAGTAACCTGCATATAGATTCTCATTCAGAGGAGATCCAAATGCCGGAGGAAGGTCTTAATTTTAAGTCCCTACCAGCGGAATCCAGAGCCACATCTGTATCTGGAATGCAGATACAAGTAGATAGTTCTGTAGATGCTCCCCATCTGAATGAGGGCTTATTGAAAAGTTCAATTCCATACCTGTCTCAAAGGCTTGAACTTGATCATCTTGAAG GTTCTTTTCCAGCTGGGGATGTCAGAGTTCAAATTTCATCAGCTGCTGTAAACTTGGGGCAACTAAGTTTACATGAGGAGAGGAACACAAACACTATTGAGGCTAATCCTTCAGTAATAATTCCTGATCATCTACGTGTTACAAATGCAGATTGTGCACATCTGAGCTTTGGTAGTTTTGTATCTGGTACATTTTCTGGATCTTTTCCAACAAAGCCTCTAAAAAGTAATTTGGAAGTGGCACCAGTTGTAGCCGATGCTTCTATGATTGAGGATTCGGATGCTAG GAATCATGAGTACTACAGTGATGGGCAGCTTACGCCTCCTCCTGTGGCTGAAGATTCGGATGTTAG GAATCATGAGTACTTCAGTGATGGGCAGCATACGACTACACTCACTGAGAATGTAGCTTCTATATCTGGCACTGTTTCAGAGAATCCCGATGCACCTTCCGCATCGCAATCTGAAGTTGTGAGGAATGATCCATTGGATGCTACACATGAGATTCAGTACAACCTTCCAGCCGGGGCTAATTATGCATTTCCAAGCTCTACAGAGCCAAATGCTACAACTTACACCTATCTACAAGGAAATGCACAAATGCAAAGCCTTTCCCCTTTCTCAACTTTAATG CAATCCCATAATCTACAGAACAGCATGCTAGCACCAAACATTCCGCCACTTCGGGATTTTGATCTTCCCTTGTCTCCCTTGCTCACCACCCAGTCAATACCTACAAGGTATAGCACAACATTGTCATCGATTAGCGGGTCTACCATTTCCATGTCGGAG GCTCTGAATCCAGGGGTGTTTTCCAACTCTCAATCAATTCCACAATCCTTGCCTAGCACCACCATGCTCACGAGTGCTTCGCTCCCTCAACATCTTCCTGTCCGCTACTCTCAGCCTGCTCTTCCTCTAAGCCATTTTGCCAATATGATGAGCTACTCCTTTCTTCCCCAGAGCTACCCCTACTTGCCTTCTTTCCAACAAGCATATGCTGCAAATAGTCCGTTCCATCAATCTCATCATGTTGCGCCCAGTGCAGGCATGAGTTATTCACAGCCACAATTCAAAAGTAGCTTATCTGCTACTAGCTTACCACAGGTTTCTTCTATAGCCTCTGCTTATGGAGGATTTGGTAGCGCAGCTAGCATTCCTGGGGGCTTCACCCTCAACCATACAACTGCATCTGCTAACACAACAACTGGATTGGGTGAAGCTTTGAGCTTGCAGTACAAAGAAGGGAGTCATTACATGCCTCTGCAGCAG AATGAGAACCCTGCCATGTGGGTCCAAGGTGCTGGTTCAAGGACAGTGTCAGCTCTTCCCGCAAGCACTTTCTATAACTATCAGGGCCACAATCAGCAAAGCGGGTTTCGACAGAATCTACAGGCTTCACCGCTTGGAGCTTTGGGGTACCCAAACTTGTACCTTTCGCAGGGAGGTCCATCACGGGAACATCAACAAAGCCCCAGTGATGGTAATTTGAATGGTTCCCAGGCCACACAATCTCAGCCAGCAAACCAAATCTGGCAACATGGGTACTAA
- the LOC103980892 gene encoding uncharacterized protein LOC103980892 isoform X2 — MRSGGGGGAGSRGNGSAASVTAAPIPSGSRKLVQSLKEIVNCPEPEIYAMLRECDMDPNEAIHRLLSQDTFHEVKSKRDKKKEIREPPESRSRTLNNSSIRGARSSTDRGGRTTSSQSSSVDHGTGKGRLMHKKENGTSPVLTSSVPESSTVSSNPPRRPTVPSDSASVGITIQATSAADGICISMQSSSGYKNCWSGMPGHVSMADIVRMGRPQGKPSNMPLVGSERSVAQNSVMSKMLHHDAKPSLTAVLPSESDKTLESFQESTHFSENSHDVRTAEGQHNSHDGWFCVDEQPLESGSTTPEISGASAQSELASSNLVIDGSNLHIDSHSEEIQMPEEGLNFKSLPAESRATSVSGMQIQVDSSVDAPHLNEGLLKSSIPYLSQRLELDHLEGSFPAGDVRVQISSAAVNLGQLSLHEERNTNTIEANPSVIIPDHLRVTNADCAHLSFGSFVSGTFSGSFPTKPLKSNLEVAPVVADASMIEDSDARNHEYYSDGQLTPPPVAEDSDVSDGQHTTTLTENVASISGTVSENPDAPSASQSEVVRNDPLDATHEIQYNLPAGANYAFPSSTEPNATTYTYLQGNAQMQSLSPFSTLMQSHNLQNSMLAPNIPPLRDFDLPLSPLLTTQSIPTRYSTTLSSISGSTISMSEALNPGVFSNSQSIPQSLPSTTMLTSASLPQHLPVRYSQPALPLSHFANMMSYSFLPQSYPYLPSFQQAYAANSPFHQSHHVAPSAGMSYSQPQFKSSLSATSLPQVSSIASAYGGFGSAASIPGGFTLNHTTASANTTTGLGEALSLQYKEGSHYMPLQQNENPAMWVQGAGSRTVSALPASTFYNYQGHNQQSGFRQNLQASPLGALGYPNLYLSQGGPSREHQQSPSDGNLNGSQATQSQPANQIWQHGY; from the exons ATGAGGagcggaggcggaggaggggcAGGGAGCAGGGGGAACGGATCGGCGGCATCGGTGACGGCGGCCCCGATCCCGTCGGGGTCGAGGAAGTTGGTGCAGAGCCTCAAGGAGATCGTGAACTGCCCGGAGCCGGAGATCTACGCCATGCTCCGGGAGTGCGATATGGACCCTAACGAGGCCATCCACCGACTCCTCTCCCAAG ATACTTTTCATGAGGTGAAGAGCAAGCGTGATAAGAAAAAGGAG ATCAGAGAACCACCAGAATCCAGGTCTCGAACATTGAACAACAGTTCAATCCGTGGAGCTAGAAGCAGCACTGACCGTGGGGGCCGTACTACGTCTTCCCAATCCAGTTCTGTTG ACCATGGAACTGGTAAAGGTAGACTCATGCACAAGAAAGAAAATGGTACAAGTCCTGTTCTCACCTCATCAGTTCCGGAATCTTCCACAGTATCAAGCAATCCTCCTCGAAGGCCAACAGTTCCAAG TGATTCTGCTTCTGTGGGAATCACAATACAGGCAACAAGCGCTGCTGATGGAATTTGTATATCTATGCAATCTTCATCTGGCTATAAAAATTGTTGGTCAGGGATGCCAGGACATGTTTCTATGGCTGATATTGTTAGGATGGGTAGACCTCAAGGGAAACCTTCTAACATGCCCCTTGTGGGAAGCGAAAGGTCTGTGGCACAAAATTCAGTCATGTCAAAAATGTTACATCATGATGCCAAGCCATCCCTGACAGCAGTTCTGCCATCAGAATCAGATAAAACACTAGAGTCCTTTCAAGAATCCACACATTTTTCTGAGAATAGTCATGATGTGAGAACTGCTGAAGGCCAACATAATTCTCATGATGGGTGGTTCTGCGTTGATGAGCAACCTTTGGAGAGTGGGTCAACGACGCCAGAAATATCTGGTGCCTCTGCTCAATCAGAATTGGCATCATCTAATTTGGTCATTGATGGAAGTAACCTGCATATAGATTCTCATTCAGAGGAGATCCAAATGCCGGAGGAAGGTCTTAATTTTAAGTCCCTACCAGCGGAATCCAGAGCCACATCTGTATCTGGAATGCAGATACAAGTAGATAGTTCTGTAGATGCTCCCCATCTGAATGAGGGCTTATTGAAAAGTTCAATTCCATACCTGTCTCAAAGGCTTGAACTTGATCATCTTGAAG GTTCTTTTCCAGCTGGGGATGTCAGAGTTCAAATTTCATCAGCTGCTGTAAACTTGGGGCAACTAAGTTTACATGAGGAGAGGAACACAAACACTATTGAGGCTAATCCTTCAGTAATAATTCCTGATCATCTACGTGTTACAAATGCAGATTGTGCACATCTGAGCTTTGGTAGTTTTGTATCTGGTACATTTTCTGGATCTTTTCCAACAAAGCCTCTAAAAAGTAATTTGGAAGTGGCACCAGTTGTAGCCGATGCTTCTATGATTGAGGATTCGGATGCTAG GAATCATGAGTACTACAGTGATGGGCAGCTTACGCCTCCTCCTGTGGCTGAAGATTCGGATGTTAG TGATGGGCAGCATACGACTACACTCACTGAGAATGTAGCTTCTATATCTGGCACTGTTTCAGAGAATCCCGATGCACCTTCCGCATCGCAATCTGAAGTTGTGAGGAATGATCCATTGGATGCTACACATGAGATTCAGTACAACCTTCCAGCCGGGGCTAATTATGCATTTCCAAGCTCTACAGAGCCAAATGCTACAACTTACACCTATCTACAAGGAAATGCACAAATGCAAAGCCTTTCCCCTTTCTCAACTTTAATG CAATCCCATAATCTACAGAACAGCATGCTAGCACCAAACATTCCGCCACTTCGGGATTTTGATCTTCCCTTGTCTCCCTTGCTCACCACCCAGTCAATACCTACAAGGTATAGCACAACATTGTCATCGATTAGCGGGTCTACCATTTCCATGTCGGAG GCTCTGAATCCAGGGGTGTTTTCCAACTCTCAATCAATTCCACAATCCTTGCCTAGCACCACCATGCTCACGAGTGCTTCGCTCCCTCAACATCTTCCTGTCCGCTACTCTCAGCCTGCTCTTCCTCTAAGCCATTTTGCCAATATGATGAGCTACTCCTTTCTTCCCCAGAGCTACCCCTACTTGCCTTCTTTCCAACAAGCATATGCTGCAAATAGTCCGTTCCATCAATCTCATCATGTTGCGCCCAGTGCAGGCATGAGTTATTCACAGCCACAATTCAAAAGTAGCTTATCTGCTACTAGCTTACCACAGGTTTCTTCTATAGCCTCTGCTTATGGAGGATTTGGTAGCGCAGCTAGCATTCCTGGGGGCTTCACCCTCAACCATACAACTGCATCTGCTAACACAACAACTGGATTGGGTGAAGCTTTGAGCTTGCAGTACAAAGAAGGGAGTCATTACATGCCTCTGCAGCAG AATGAGAACCCTGCCATGTGGGTCCAAGGTGCTGGTTCAAGGACAGTGTCAGCTCTTCCCGCAAGCACTTTCTATAACTATCAGGGCCACAATCAGCAAAGCGGGTTTCGACAGAATCTACAGGCTTCACCGCTTGGAGCTTTGGGGTACCCAAACTTGTACCTTTCGCAGGGAGGTCCATCACGGGAACATCAACAAAGCCCCAGTGATGGTAATTTGAATGGTTCCCAGGCCACACAATCTCAGCCAGCAAACCAAATCTGGCAACATGGGTACTAA